A region from the Oscillospiraceae bacterium genome encodes:
- a CDS encoding Fic family protein translates to MTEYLKVSETAKRWGITSRRVRALCEEGRVDGVIRRGNLYMIPVDAEKPSDGRAVRAKATFFELLETIDRKTEKLKKLRPLTEGEVERLRGEFMVEFTYNSNAIEGNTLTLQETAMVLEGITIDRKPLKDHLEAIGHKDAFLFISHIAQKKIPLSESVIKQIHALVLMDRPDDRGVYRSIPVRIMGAFCEPVQPYLIEPKMNELMRADAERKKTMHPVARIALFHLEFEGIHPFIDGNGRTGRLVMNLELMRNDYPTIDVKFLDRKKYYDAFDAWFRRGDPKAMQRLIAEYVNERLDGYLSILGGE, encoded by the coding sequence ATGACGGAATATCTGAAAGTATCGGAGACGGCAAAGCGCTGGGGGATTACAAGCCGGCGCGTGAGAGCTCTTTGCGAAGAGGGTAGGGTGGACGGAGTAATCCGCAGGGGCAATCTCTATATGATCCCCGTCGACGCCGAAAAGCCGTCCGACGGCAGGGCAGTCCGCGCCAAAGCGACGTTTTTTGAACTGCTCGAAACCATTGACCGCAAGACGGAGAAGTTAAAAAAACTGCGACCCCTGACCGAGGGTGAAGTTGAAAGACTGCGCGGGGAATTCATGGTGGAGTTCACCTACAACTCCAACGCCATCGAGGGCAATACCTTGACCCTGCAGGAGACGGCGATGGTTCTGGAGGGCATCACCATTGACCGGAAACCGCTGAAAGACCACCTGGAAGCCATCGGACACAAGGACGCGTTTTTGTTTATTTCGCATATCGCCCAAAAGAAGATTCCCCTTTCGGAATCGGTCATCAAGCAGATTCATGCGCTGGTATTGATGGACAGACCCGACGACAGAGGGGTCTACCGCAGCATCCCGGTGCGCATCATGGGCGCGTTCTGTGAACCTGTGCAGCCCTATCTGATAGAACCGAAAATGAATGAGCTGATGCGGGCCGACGCAGAGCGCAAAAAGACCATGCATCCTGTCGCACGAATCGCCCTGTTCCATTTGGAATTTGAGGGCATCCATCCGTTCATCGACGGAAACGGCCGTACCGGACGGCTGGTGATGAATTTAGAGCTGATGCGGAATGATTACCCAACTATCGATGTAAAATTTCTTGACCGCAAAAAATACTACGATGCCTTTGATGCGTGGTTTCGCCGCGGTGATCCCAAGGCGATGCAGCGCCTGATTGCCGAATATGTAAACGAGCGGCTGGATGGTTATCTGAGCATTTTGGGCGGGGAATGA
- a CDS encoding Lar family restriction alleviation protein — translation MYIKSCPVCGGEAALSESVEDRTGYYCECYACGKSTDEFATRGEAAEAWNRSEAKDLKDTELRGMYAFVMKPFKTWRKVFIRFFFLVFGPVFAYTMISSLSPGSPGILTVGMALFAAVWLAAALFLFAGFSKKHFGAVRRLLKKERVKNNIAAVLAFFAALAAHTALFVYVVIPFAERCRYG, via the coding sequence ATGTACATAAAGTCCTGCCCCGTCTGCGGCGGCGAAGCCGCGCTTTCCGAGTCCGTCGAAGACCGCACCGGCTATTACTGCGAGTGTTACGCATGCGGCAAATCCACCGACGAATTCGCGACGCGCGGCGAGGCGGCGGAGGCATGGAACCGCAGCGAGGCGAAAGATCTGAAAGACACCGAACTCCGGGGCATGTACGCCTTCGTCATGAAGCCGTTCAAAACCTGGCGGAAGGTCTTCATCCGCTTTTTCTTTTTGGTATTCGGCCCGGTCTTTGCCTACACCATGATCTCCTCGCTGAGTCCGGGATCGCCCGGCATCCTGACCGTCGGGATGGCCCTGTTCGCGGCCGTTTGGCTGGCGGCCGCTTTGTTTCTGTTCGCCGGATTTTCCAAAAAGCACTTCGGCGCCGTCCGCCGCCTGCTTAAAAAGGAGCGCGTGAAAAACAATATCGCGGCGGTCCTCGCCTTCTTCGCCGCCCTCGCCGCGCATACCGCCCTTTTCGTTTACGTCGTCATTCCCTTCGCCGAGCGGTGCCGCTACGGGTGA
- a CDS encoding GIY-YIG nuclease family protein, producing MQKKCGYVYILFNKRNGTLYTGVTSDLIKRVYEHKSKMVDGFTKKYGVDKLGYYEIFGQIIDAIEREKQIKAGSRMDKLRLIEKENPGWVDLYDQILGLN from the coding sequence ATGCAAAAGAAATGCGGTTATGTATACATCCTTTTTAACAAAAGGAACGGCACTTTATATACAGGCGTAACGTCCGATTTGATAAAACGGGTTTACGAGCATAAAAGTAAAATGGTGGACGGCTTCACAAAAAAATACGGTGTTGATAAACTGGGCTATTATGAGATCTTTGGTCAGATTATTGACGCGATCGAAAGGGAGAAGCAAATTAAAGCGGGTTCCAGAATGGATAAATTGCGATTGATTGAAAAAGAAAATCCCGGGTGGGTCGATTTATACGATCAAATCCTCGGTCTGAATTAA
- a CDS encoding ABC transporter ATP-binding protein — protein MTVYRLVINQIINYVISILQIKMEADIRKRLFWKLQSMPVGYFHGNHSGDFVAKMNLDVTSVSKAADTLWQGCYTVINVVFIVPYFMKLDWRLSLVVIILGILFSVFINLVVKPMRKRSKEILKSMSEMSMTTTESVTGFNVTKMFSLQDKFSRDFSDSVDSIYENQKKYGNLSAWIGFSNMVVNYCGNSAVAIFGMIFAFNGTLDVSILAGMMTVYFNIIYTFIDIGSVPTDMQKYFASSDRLYHIFNTPSEPDRCTVTGNDPDAGVLLKDVEFEYNDGMPVLKGVSIYAKKGEMIALVGDSGSGKTTLVKLLAGLYTANKGEIVVNGKGLSDYTLTGLRKTVAYVPQDAYVFNGSIKENISYGKDGPADDEIILAAKEANADAFVTEKPDGYETQVGERGIQLSGGERQRVAIARAILKNAPLLLLDEATSSLDSETELAIQATLEKLMKGRTSVVVAHRLSTIVNADRIYFMREGQVVDSGTHKELLEKCKDYSDLFYKNFEKAAVS, from the coding sequence TTGACCGTTTACCGGCTCGTCATCAATCAAATCATCAATTACGTCATCAGCATCCTCCAGATCAAAATGGAGGCCGATATCCGAAAACGGCTGTTTTGGAAACTGCAGTCGATGCCGGTCGGCTATTTCCACGGCAACCACAGCGGCGATTTCGTCGCCAAGATGAACCTCGACGTCACGTCGGTCAGCAAGGCCGCCGATACCCTCTGGCAGGGCTGCTACACCGTCATCAACGTCGTCTTCATCGTCCCGTATTTCATGAAACTCGATTGGCGGCTGTCGCTGGTGGTCATCATACTCGGCATCCTGTTCTCGGTCTTCATAAACCTGGTCGTCAAACCCATGCGCAAGCGCAGCAAAGAAATTTTGAAATCGATGTCCGAGATGTCGATGACGACGACCGAGAGCGTGACCGGCTTTAACGTGACCAAGATGTTCTCGCTTCAGGATAAGTTTTCGCGCGACTTCTCCGACAGCGTCGACAGCATCTACGAAAACCAGAAAAAATACGGCAACCTCTCCGCGTGGATCGGCTTTTCCAATATGGTCGTCAACTACTGCGGCAATTCGGCGGTCGCCATCTTCGGCATGATCTTCGCCTTCAACGGGACCCTCGACGTCTCAATCCTCGCGGGCATGATGACGGTCTATTTCAACATCATTTACACCTTCATCGACATCGGAAGCGTCCCGACCGATATGCAAAAATACTTCGCGAGCTCCGACCGCCTCTATCACATCTTCAATACCCCGTCCGAGCCGGATCGCTGCACCGTCACCGGAAATGACCCCGACGCGGGCGTGCTCTTAAAAGATGTGGAATTCGAGTATAACGACGGTATGCCGGTGCTCAAAGGCGTCAGTATCTACGCCAAAAAAGGCGAGATGATCGCGCTCGTCGGAGACAGCGGCAGCGGCAAGACGACGTTGGTCAAACTGCTCGCGGGGCTCTATACCGCCAACAAAGGCGAGATCGTCGTCAACGGCAAAGGCCTGTCGGACTACACCCTGACGGGACTGCGCAAGACCGTCGCCTATGTGCCTCAGGACGCCTATGTTTTCAACGGCAGCATCAAAGAAAACATCTCCTACGGCAAAGACGGCCCCGCCGACGATGAGATCATCCTCGCCGCCAAGGAGGCCAACGCCGATGCGTTCGTCACCGAAAAGCCGGACGGCTACGAGACGCAGGTCGGCGAGCGCGGCATCCAGCTCTCGGGCGGCGAGCGTCAGCGGGTGGCCATCGCAAGGGCAATTTTGAAAAACGCCCCGCTGCTGCTCCTCGACGAAGCGACTTCGAGCTTGGACAGCGAAACCGAGCTGGCAATTCAGGCGACGCTTGAAAAACTGATGAAGGGCCGCACGAGCGTGGTGGTCGCGCACCGCCTCTCGACCATCGTCAACGCCGACCGCATCTACTTTATGCGCGAAGGCCAAGTCGTCGACTCCGGCACCCACAAGGAGCTGTTAGAGAAGTGCAAGGACTATTCGGATTTATTCTACAAGAATTTCGAGAAAGCGGCTG